CTGTTACACGGCGCAACGCATTTTCATATatgtgcgtatatatatatatatatacagatagatagatcgatctatgtatatatatatatatatgtcgtGGCTTTATCGAGACAGGAAGGGCCTTTCGAGGCGTTTTAGTCTCTTCTGCGTGCTCTGGGACTTACTATCGTCTCGTACACGTCGAACTGAGAAGCTCGAcgtctcggtttctctgctGGATTCGCAGACTCTCGGTGCCGGTCAGAACGGATGCCCTCATTCAAATCCTTGCACGCGCGCTGGACTCTGTCGAGGGATGCAAGTCCGCGGACGACTCGAGCCAGTGAGTGGAGAAAAGACTTGTCCGGGTGGAACGCACTCCACAGATCTCTGCTGCAGGACAGCATGCTCAGTGACAGAACGAGTGCCTGCAGAAGCGGAGGGTGTCGAGAAACAATACAGTCGCGACCTGCTCAACTCGGCGACCGTCTAACACACGGCCTCTCTCTGGGGATTCCTCGTTTCTACACGACAACCGATCTACAGTCTTCAGCCGATGAAACGGCCTTTTGATGCCTGCACACAGAGACTCTCCAGCACACTACATGTCCTgccgtctcctttcctctgacCTATGGATCTAATCGTCGCCACAGCGACTTTCTCACCAGACTAATGCACTTCAGCTCAAAGCTACGACCTCggcttcccctctctcggGTATCGCGCGgcctgccttcctcttcacaTCTTCCGGACAATGTCTCGAGCAAACGTACACATAATGTacctacacacacacacatatatatatatatatatgtatacatatgtatatgtatgtatttatcTATTTCCTGCCGTAAATGACTTCCCCGTTGCACCGGATGATTCTCAGATCATCTGCCGTCTGCGAAGAGCCACGGAAGGAGACTGGCGAACAAACACGCACATACATCTTCCTATTTATGCACGCACGCATATGCACTTGCATATCCATgtgtacaaatatatatatataacttTATGTGTATGTAGTTCCCACAGTAAATGGATGTCGCcttgcacagagagagacagcgtaTGGTCTGTGTctcagagaagagagcgagatcGAACCGGAAGTTCCGTTCATGCCAGGGGAACTCGTGTACGCGTCGCCGCGCTCGGAAGGAGGCAAACTGGCGGCGGGGCCTGGCCGCAAATCTTTGTTGGTCTCGTGCGAGAGATCGGAGGCGAACGAAGCTTCGGGAAAAGGCGGCGACAGTTctccgcagaagaaaaagagaaacacctTCAGGATTTCAGTGGCTCGTCGGCGCACCCTGAGAGCCTCCGCCTCGCCGCATTCGCAGCGGGAGTCGTCGGTGACCAGCGAAGCCGGGCGCCACAGAAACCTGCTTTCCTCGGTCTTCAGAGGCAAAGACAGTCCACCCAGacggagcagcagagacacaaacgacAAAGCCAGCCTCAGCGACGACTCCAAGGACAAAGGTGAGTCAACGTCCCCACTCAGcagagcgaagcagaggcgggTGGTGAAGAGGACGACAATACCGGGTGACgcgagaccgagagagaagaagaagaggcggacaaagagaagtggaagacataacgagacaaaggagaaggagaatgGGTGAAACGAGTTCGAATACCCCACAAGAGAAAAGTTCACTTTCAGCTTTGCCGCTCAGGCCCAGAGGCACGGGGGAAAGCGCTTTGTCACGAGACGAACTCACAGCGCTGATACAGAGAACAGTGCTGATACCACAACAAGGCCGGGGGAGAGTTGTACTCACATGCTGAAGTCCAAAAACATGCACAGGTTTCGAAACACTCAAAAGGTCCGAGGAGAGTCAAACCGAAGCCGACGCGTACACGCTCGACAGTGCCTGAGATagaagacaggaagggaaggaaCACTGTGCGTCTAGCCTCTACGGAACTGATGATTCCAGAAAAGCCTTGTACAAGCTctacgaagaaaaacgactaAAGCATACAGCCGAGAAACTGGCGTATCCATGAGTTTTCATCTACCTATGTATCTATCTTTATATCaatctcttcctctctctctctacatatatatatatatatatatagatggATATAGGTAGATGCGGTGATGTAGATCTTTAGCTCTGTATGGTTTGTGTCTGCCTATGAGTCCTGGGCACAGTCAGGTAGACTGTGAGATACGTCTACGAttggtttcttctccgtactgctttccagcttctctgtcgatccaagtgcatgtgtgtttctctctggaccTACGTCGATACCGGTGGGTGCCGTTGTCGTCTCTTCGGCTTCGGTTTTGTGGCcgttgctttctctgcccCGCAGACGGAAGCGACGACGAGCCTGTCGAGCTGTTTCCGTTGCACAACGAAACTTTACAGCCTCTCTTCCCGGGAGGGGACCAGATCCCCGAGCCGCTGCTCTTCGACGTCAACTCGGTCGTTCAGGCTGTAAATCAAGTCGGCCTTTCGCGTCCGGCGGAGCAACTCGCTGCGGCCATCGCTCAGGTGCGTTGGAGGTTTTCGGAacatgcgtttctttgcCTCGACACTGTGTGCGTCAACGCATGCTCGTGACGCTGGAAGGCGAGGCACCTCGCTGCGTGGATAACGCAGACGACGGACTCTTTCAGGGCATGCGAAGCACCCTTCAGGACattcgtctgcgtctgaagatacagagaaaaacaagaatgCATATCTGTGGACGCTCAAGGCCTCATTTGCGTACAGGGGCTGTAGAAGAGCTCTCAGACtaagagaaaaacggaatcGCTTGTACCCAACTGTGTTGCTCCCGCACAGGCGCGCATTTCGGAGTCCCTCTAGTGACCGATGACTATCGAGCACATGTAAACTtctcaatatatatatatatatatatatatgtatatatgagcATCAGGTAAAAgcatgtgtatacatatatacatatatatatatatatatgaaggcATGAGCGTGTGCCTCAGCTTCTGAGTCTCCAGTTGGTTGCTTGTTCGTCGACTGTGGACAGACAGGTCATTGTTTGCTGTGTCGGTGTGTGCTTGCAGACGCCCTTCCAGAAGGACCTGGACGCGTCAGCGAAGTTTATCGATGCCTTGGATAGTTCGCTGGCGCTGCTTCGCTATTACCAAACCTTGCCAGGCCGCGACGGgtctctgcagaagcgacgaagatCGCGACGTATGACGGATCTGGATCCTCAGGGAACGGATCGAACGTGGCGGCCGGAGTCGAAGCGTAAGTCGACGAATGGCGCTCGCTACAGAAGACCTATATCTCCTTTGTCTGCGTCCGGTCGCGTGAGGCGAGCTCCACAGAGGGAAGCATGCAGCGGCTCCCGACGCACACCGCGCGCCAGAACGAGAACATTGGAGGGTGTCGAGCGAGGCGCCGCGCATGCCAATCCCCGGTTGGCCGTGGACCGCTGAAAGAGGAGGAGTTCCACATCTCATTTCTGTGCTGGCTTAGGATGGCTTTGGATGGCGCGGTGCTTGTCAAGCAAGGGGATCGCTCTTCTACCGACGGGCCTGAAATCGCGGTCTGTCTTTGCTGCGTAGCGACGAGCTGTAGGCTCAGGTCTGACGACGGGTATGGGTGTGGAAGACGAGCGGTCTTCTGCAGGTCTGAAGTGGAGTGGTGACAGGCAACAGATCTCGTGCTGACCGTGAGACTTTTCTCGGTTCCTGCTTCCCCGTGAATTGTCCAACACAGGCAAAGATCCCCTAGCCATGATGCAGTCGTTGTCTGCTCTCCAAGTGAAAGTTCCAGCCGAGCCAGAAGTCCAGGTGAGCTGAGCTAAGCATGCAGTCTATCCGCACACTGCCTCTGCCCGCTGGGTCCACATTTCCAAGAGACCTTCGTTTCCACGTCTCGCTCAGATGCAGGCTTCCTCGGTGTTTCACCACGTTCTTCGCAGCAATGCCTACCGCAGTTGGTCGAACGTCAACATTCTTAAGCAAAACAAGTCGCGTAtaaagagacacacacgtcAAACGACGGACAAGAGCACGAGGATCCCCTCACACCTTTCCTGACAGAGCTGAACATCCGTAAAAGTACAAGCAACAACTGGTTAACAAAAGACCCCTCTGCCTGTATGTCGGCGCAAACGACCTGACGCCGGCTTTGCTTCCTGAACTCCCTTGCCTTGCCTCCTAGgtcggaggagagagcgcgagaccGGTGCGGGAGGGCAAGACAACTCTCTTTTAGCCCGTCGGCGCTCGCAGACGCATGCCTTGCAGAAACGCAtcaaatgtatatatgcttCGCCATTTCCTTTTGATGACGTACTCGTCTTGTATGTTTCGACCTCTCGGCTgcagcctctctccacctcgcATCGAAAGATATCCTCTCTGAGAtatctctttccttcctgtaTGGACAAACAGGCTTTCTTCAACCTCGCGTCTTCTACTCTGAGTGTCGAGGACCCCATCAGCATTCACCAGGTGCTCAACTGGGATTTTCATGTTCTGAGTCTCACGCCCTCCACCGCCACGCGCATCGCCAGGTGAGGCCTCGActtgcttctctgccctTTCCTCTCTACTGAAATGATTCGGTATTCCGCGCTCAcgtatacacatgcatgcgaacCTCAAACCTCCCCTCACTTTTTTGTGTTCTACACATCtacacatctacatatatatatatatatgtatatatatatatatatatatatgtggaaATACGGAGTTGATGCGGAGTGCCGGCCAGTGTACGtgtgttctttttctcatGCCTGTTTGGCGCTGGACGGCTGGATTCCGGATTCGATTGcgtttgctgtctctgtttgtccTCTGAACTGTCTCTGTCAGAGACCTTCTTCACCATTTTGCCGCGACGGCTCAGGTGGAGATTCCTGGAGAGATTCTCATGGGCTTTGCCGTTGCTCTCTATATAAACTACGAACAGAATCCGTACCACAATTTCTTTCATGCCCTCAATGTCGCCCAAGTAGGTTTCAGAACGAGACCTCGCGACGAGCGATTCTCCACTTTATCTGTATTTTTCTGTCTGTAGAAAGCTGGCTCGACACATGGCTCTCCTCGACTTCGACCAAACATCTTTGTCGCACTGAAAGCCACGAACCGCCGCAGTGCACCGGCGTTTCCACACTGTCAGGATCCTCGAGGAGACCCGGTATCCGCGCTCCTTGAGGGAGGTCCTCTCCATTTACTCGCGTTGCTCGGTCGCTGCCAGCTTTCTATTTACGGAATGGGCAACTCAtgaaggagacgccgcgaAACGCCCCGCGAGACTGCAGAAAACCAGGGCGTCAACATCACGCGCTTTGTCTTTGTCGCTTTTCCgccgtgtctctctcaggTCTGCTGCCTGCTCATGGCCCTGCCAGACGTCGCGGCTCGGTTCCAACCTCTGGACTACTTTGtgctctccgtcgctgcTTTGGGCCATGACCTAGGCCACCCAGGCGCGAACAATCTCTTCGTCAATCGAAACGACTGGTGAGAGACCGCACATCTTTTCTGATCTTTGCGCTGCGTCGCTCGCCAAAGCGCGTTGCTTTCGCAGATCCGCTCTGCAGTGTGTACACGATTCAtcagcttctctgcagactcTTGCGTGAGTCGTCGTTCACAGTcacgaagcaggagaagtTAGCGAAGACACAGGCGAACGCTCGTTTgtaggaaagaaacagatgtGAACTCGTCGCCAGACagacgcttctctgtcggGGAACGATCGCGGACTCACACACCCTTCGACCTCCAGCTCTCTGTGACGGCTGTGTAGAAGCAGAAAGGCTTGTAAGTGACCGCATCTTTGAGAGAACTCCTTTCCGGCCACAGACGCTGCAGGATCTGCTGCGGAAGGGAGAGCGTCTGTGGCACCTGGGGTGTCTGACTGTTTACCAAAGCAAGAGGCGGTTCCTAGAACATTCctgttctcgtcttttctcctccagcTTGCCCTCTCGTCTCTACCAGAACCGGTCTGTTCTCGAAAACTACCACGCGGCTCTACTTTTCCAAATTCTCCGGTACGAGCTGCATGGAGCCAGTTCCCCGCGCGAGCCCATGCACACTTGTTGCTGCGCAGAGGTCCACAGGGCGGAACGCAAGCGGCTacgaagggaagaagcaTTGAAATCTacgttatatatatatatatatatataaatgcatatgtgtacaaagagagaaacgcggacaTCTGCATCTGCAGATAAATGTACATgtagaaagggagaagagaggtggGGGTTTCTACCTTCTACGAATCCGACTGAAGGTGTATACaccaagagagagcagcacCTCGTAAATCCAAACAGAaataactatatatatatatatagcgaGAGATAGCCATGTCTAAATCATCAGAGGAGTAGATGGAtgcaaagagagaacgacagatgtctaggcgaagaagacataGAGACACAGGTCGTTGAACAGGGAAATTAAGAAGAACGATAGCATCCGACGTACCGATGGATGGATCGCTTTCTTTGTACAGTTGGTTGCTTGCACAGAGTCAAGGACCGTAGCGAAGTCAGGAGCGAAGACtcgcgaaaaagaggaaaaccgCATGGGTTCGAACCTCCTGCAAGATATGACCGAATGGCCGTCCATGCGTTGTGCAGCAACGGCGACGACGCCGTTGAGGTCCCGTCTGACATCTGTTTCGTTGTTTGCTGCCAGGCACCCCCGGTTTAACGTATTCTGCTCCATTCCGCCTCAAGCCTTCTCGGCTTGCCGACAGCGCATCATCAGCGCGATTCTGTGGACCGACATGGCAAAGCATTTCGACATGGTCGCGCAACTCAAGGCGAAAATCGAGGACGAAATGGTGTTGACCGAAGGCATCATTATCACGCTGCAAAAGCCGTATCTGGAGGGGCTGCTCCTCCACGCCTCCGACATCTCAAATCCCTTGCTCAGTTTCGATCTCTCCTTCGACTGGGCTGTCAGAGCCTGCGACGAATTCTTTCAGCAGGTAGTCTCAGAAAACAGGTGCATCTCACCACTGCAGTCTTCCTAGTCCCCCCATAGCTGTTTCAAATGGTATATGTACACATTCGAGTGCAGATGTTTTTGTCTGTTTCGCACGACGGTTCTCTTTCGGCTGGGCTATCTGAATATCTCACAGTCCCCTATTTGCTACACCGAACTTCAGTACTTTCGTGTCCGTATCGACCCTCCGTAGGGTGCTTTCGCGTTATAAGTTTACCACCGGATGCATGCTCGTTAGTTTGTGACACTGGTCGATCTCCTGCAGATCCTGTTAAAGTTGCTGAAacgttctgtgtctctttacCACCATGTTAAGCCTCTTGACACACGTATTCGAGTTCCACTGAGGAGGGCTACGCGCGTCGCCAGCTGCTtccgtggagaaagagacgttCTGCGTTTAGTgactctctctgcctcggaCGCAATTGCGTCTTTCCTCCAGAACAAACTCGAAGAGAAGCTCGGCCAGCCGCCGCACATGCCTACCTTCGCGGCATTCGACCTCTACAACGTCGCAAAATGCCAAGTGAATTTCATAGGCGAGTTTCCACCCTGGTTCACTGGACATCCTCTGTCGCACCTGCCTCCTGAGACTAACGAattcctctgcatgcaaactcATTCGAAAATGCAAATTCatagagagaaaaacgttgACACCGAGGCGATGACGGAGAACACGAACCCAAGTCCGAACTCCCACgcataattatatatatatatatatatatatatatgcatatatatatatatatatacatatatatatattcatatatatacatatatatatacatatatatatatatatatatatatatatatatacttatgcGTGTGCATCCGGAGGCTGATGCACGGTAACACAAATGCGGCATTGAGGACAGATATGTACATGAACAGGATACGGATACGGAGCACGATAGGCGTCAGGATGCAGGGTGATTGGCTTAGGTGGATGCGCACAAGTAAAAACCAGTCGGCAGGTACATAGacgaacaaagagagagatgggGAGATATATATGGCTATGTAGGTGAAGAGTGCATTTATTTGCTTACAcatgttcatatatatatatacatatatatatacatatatatacatatatatatatatatacatatatatacgccAAAGAACACACGGAAGTATGTAGGTTGGCAGGTGTACAGCATCGTGCACAGACATGCGGATATCACCGATTCATAATTCGTGGAGCAGTGGAAGTAGGTGGGCTCTCGAGAAACTCGAAGGTTTCCTACAAAGCGGTCAGGTCGAATGCTCACAGGCCGtgctgcgtttttctcctgaACAGATTTTATTTGTCGCCCCCTCTTCGGTAGCCTCGCGCAGATGTTCCCGGCCCAGCTTGGAGACCGAGCTGCGGAGCTCCGAAAGAACAGGttcgctgtctgcatgcgcttgcaAAGAGTCAAAAAGTAAAGAGGTGGGATGGACTCAGAGAGCATGCTCAAAACGATGAAATCAACGTTGCCTCTCCGCGTCCACCAACCGAATTCTTTGTGGACAAAACAGCTCACCTGGAAACATGCGCTTAGCACTTCTCGCGTGTGACATCGCTTATACGcgggtatatatatatatatatatatatacatatacatatatatacatatatgcatggatatatatatatatatatatatatgtacatacgtATACGCGTTTGCGTAGGACTGAGAAATATGGCGGTAAGT
This Toxoplasma gondii ME49 chromosome VIII, whole genome shotgun sequence DNA region includes the following protein-coding sequences:
- a CDS encoding 3'5'-cyclic nucleotide phosphodiesterase domain-containing protein (encoded by transcript TGME49_233065) translates to MLCTAKLLQTMGGTMQILSSPSRGMLVSFQIRTRARFRLLDFQKDFRASFSQQRRQRIISLGLAPETSRALQFLCKDVGIQFTACYCLRHLRESLATETKTFSLAFVLGDFVTISANAADPASRPLTSAEIFREAQEAAALRPPPGCCLPLVKVFVSSRGDRSSQDGDEKGESRQHPLPDDVTKLSVPVRTDALIQILARALDSVEGCKSADDSSQEESEIEPEVPFMPGELVYASPRSEGGKLAAGPGRKSLLVSCERSEANEASGKGGDSSPQKKKRNTFRISVARRRTLRASASPHSQRESSVTSEAGRHRNLLSSVFRGKDSPPRRSSRDTNDKASLSDDSKDKDGSDDEPVELFPLHNETLQPLFPGGDQIPEPLLFDVNSVVQAVNQVGLSRPAEQLAAAIAQTPFQKDLDASAKFIDALDSSLALLRYYQTLPGRDGSLQKRRRSRRMTDLDPQGTDRTWRPESKRKDPLAMMQSLSALQVKVPAEPEVQAFFNLASSTLSVEDPISIHQVLNWDFHVLSLTPSTATRIARDLLHHFAATAQVEIPGEILMGFAVALYINYEQNPYHNFFHALNVAQVCCLLMALPDVAARFQPLDYFVLSVAALGHDLGHPGANNLFVNRNDCLPSRLYQNRSVLENYHAALLFQILRHPRFNVFCSIPPQAFSACRQRIISAILWTDMAKHFDMVAQLKAKIEDEMVLTEGIIITLQKPYLEGLLLHASDISNPLLSFDLSFDWAVRACDEFFQQNKLEEKLGQPPHMPTFAAFDLYNVAKCQVNFIDFICRPLFGSLAQMFPAQLGDRAAELRKNRNKWKSIIDGHERR